The genomic stretch TGGATCATGTTGAACGTGCTGTTCGGATTCAGAGGATGCCAAAAAAAATGCAGAGCAAAGAGATAAACAGGCTGAAATCCCAGCAATTTGGAAAACGGTTTCAGCGGAGAGATTTACCAAACTGGAGAAACCAAACCATATGCTGAGATCACAAAACGGTCATTGGTGTTCAAGAACATTATGGTGAACCCAGGCAGGTTCAGGAACACGGACTGGAGCATAGAAACGACATTTTCAGATTCGGTGGCACCAGGACATCAGTGAAGCTGAAACCAAAGCAATTTCGAAAACGTTCTCCGTGATAACTCGATCCAGTGGGGTAAACAAACAAAACAAACTGCTGAAATAACAAAAGGAAGGCACAGATGTTCAAGAACAGATTTCCAATTGATATGATGGTAACAAGATGGTTACACCAGCACGAACTAGAAAAATCATACTACTACCACATACGACAGGCCACCAAGAACAAACTACTAACACATCCCAACACCTCCGGATCTGACAGTAAGGAAAGTAGCGCCACGATTCGCTCTAGGCCCTCTCGCCCCTGATGCGGCGCGCGAGCTGGATATCCTTGGGCATGATGGTGACGCGCTTGGCGTGGATGGCGCAGAGGTTGGTGTCCTCGAACAGCCCGACCAGGTACGCCTCGGCGGCCTCCTGCAGCGCGGAGACCGCGGAGCTCTGGAACCGCAGGTCCGTCTTGAAGTCCTGCGCGATCTCGCGCACGAGGCGCTGGAAGGGGAGCTTGCGGATGAGCAGCTCGGTGCTCTTCTGGTACTTGCGGATCTCGCGCAGCGCGACGGTGCCGGGGCGGAAGCGGTGCGGCTTCTTCACGCCGCCGGTCGCTGGGGCCGACTTGCGCGCCGCCTTGGTCGCCAGCTGCTTCCGCGGGGCCTTGCCGCCCGTGGACTTCCTCGCCGTCTGCTTCGTGCGGGCCATCGGGAGAGTGGCTGGAGGGGCTAGTAGGCGTCGCCGGTGAGAGAGCTGACGGCGGGATgtgggatgaggaggaggatggggACCGGCGGTCGTTTTAaagagcggaggcggcggccggcgggttgGCGCGAGTTTGGGGAAATTTTGGATTTTTGGCGGTTTTCGTTTTGGGAGGAGGAGAGGTGGGTTTGGTGCGTTGGATTCGGGAGCAGTGGACGGCTGAGATTTAGTGCAGGTGAGGCACGCGCGTCGTGGGGAGCGATCCGTGGCGTGGGCGTCCCTGCGTTCTGATTGGTTGGTTGCGGCTGCTTGTAGCCAGGCTGCCGTGGGTATGAGGGCCTCTCTTGGGTTCTGAGTGGGTGATCATACATGGGCCGGGATCCACATTCGGCATCTCTGGGTCGTACAATTCCACCTCTTGGCCTGTTTTACATCGCTCAATCTAAACAAAGAGAGAGACTTGTAAGCATGGAATAGAAAGAGAGAAGTCCAAAACGAGCAATAGCCGCTGCCTTCAGAGAGAAAAAGCCCTAACCGCCTCCacttcagcctcctccatagatcggttccccctcctccggctgGCTTCgtcggcgtcgggaggagtggggaacccgatctatgcgtggagttttcaataaaaatAGTTTTTTCAGTAGTCTATGTTAGGGTTTTGGTCGtcgttttcttgttggtttccccccaatggagatggcatcgtctgtaataagtgatcttcggcccttcgtccgacgacgagatctccttcccgacgtcaatggtggtgttgaaagattacaattatctaggtatgggtgttcatatcttgcttcgccagatcaatcttggatcttttctcatggttgccgcgaggaggattatcctcgcagtttttgtcccggttgctacgtcctcgacaatggtaattcgtactctcggctctccatcaacgtcgacaaggcagatcggtttttattccctggtgtactggtgttggtactcttgctgatgttgattgactactttaatggttgcgcgcgtgcacgcagccttggcattgcggctcaaattaaaattatgggagaaccttcgttggtatttacaggtctatggtttgttatctatctttggctgcctcccgaaaagtacaagattatgtcttggaagaagaaaaagtttgaagacctcgaagatttgctagtatcttttagactttattttgtaatcgctggagacagctcgtgtatctctaccatgtactatttattaatataaatatatgtggtattgattgtcaaaaaaaaaagagagagagacttGTAATTGCATCTCAAATAACAAAGGAAGCTACTCGTTGTTGTATAAGATAACTTGCAGTATGTGTTCACGAAATGGAAATGCAGGTACTATGTACAACACCCTGATAGAAATGCAGATCCTCTTCTTTGAGGCATTGCATAACGCTAAGAGCCCCAAACCTTAAACCACAAAACCACTTATACAGCGAATCCCAAAGCAGATTTGTGGTTTGAAAAACAAGTGCATAGACCAGATACGCTAAACACATATTAAAGAAAAATTGACGCGAAAGATAGAATTGCATTGCATTCAACAGTTCATACATACATAAGCTAAATTCGGCTACGATCAACTAAAAGCTACTCGAATTGGGCTACTATTCGAGCTAATCTCGCCGCCACGGCAACCTAGTACCAAAAATTGGCTTCGGGATGCTCACCGGAGCCCTGTGACATGGCGGCGGCGCGTCAGTGGCCTCctcactcgtcgtcgctgtcaagGATGATGAAGATCTTACCCTGCTCCTCCTCGACCAACCGCCACTCCTCCGCCTTGTCCGCTTTGCGGCGGCTCATCTGCAAAGACGTGCCCAATGACGGGGTCGAAGTGGCGCTCGTAGATGAAGTCGCCGGGCGCAAGGCCAGCTTCCTCGCCGAGCTTCGGGGCAGCTGGCGGGAGCTCGAAGCGCCACCAGAAGAGGAGGAGCCGCGACATCGGTAAGCCGCGGACTCGCGCTTCGAGAACGCGGGCGGTGGGGCGATGTCGTACCGGCTGAAGCGGTGCAACCCCTGGATCCGCGTCGCGTCGGAGCTGAGCTTTTTCCGCCTCCGTCTTCTCGCATGCGCGGTCGTTCGAGCTTCCTCCGCGGCCAACCTGGCCACCCCCGCGCCCGTTGGAGCCGCGCCCCGTCACCATGCTCGCCGGCGGGAGGAGGGGAGGCTGGACCTACGCGCGCGCGTCGCCGATTGCTCGCCGGTGGGAGGCTGATTTGTcgtcggcgggaggcggaggaacggATGGGGTTTGTACCCcatccactagtagaaaatctctcatgcgtaccggttccagaggggcattcgtaccggttttgcaaccggtacaaattattcggcactaaagcccccccccttcGTACCggctgcttacgaaccggtataaaacgggcctccacgtgggccaccgagAGAGCTcggggctaaggatctttggtaccggctggtaatacgaaccggtaccaaaggttcccccgcggcagggaatttgcccaaatctctgccgcggcgagaattggctttttagggttttggagaggtttagggatatcggtttgattcatatcgcgtcgatgcaccgaaacgcgtttgggtttaggtagtacatgaagatcaagatgatgcatagcaagttggtgcatataatataacacacatgttattgcatgagatcgcaaattaagtagcactatgcatgaagatcgatcttcatgcatagtggtgctctccgaggcgtactctatatatgtctattacatgtagcatagtggtactcttcgagtcaactatatatgtagcatgtacatcttcattcatagtggtgctcgcgagttgtggtatgacgtcccgaaggaaaaatcccgccaattcctcgcctattgctatgaagcggtcatcgattgagagcttgttccgctttcttgccaactataaaagaataagatacaaatgaatacatgaaacaactattactgaaactcagcacaacttatgataacaaaacaaatttgtgaagattgtttttgtacctctttatttctttcattattcgttctctcgttgacaattctgcggatgtactcgcaaacgaagaatccacgagagatcggtccccggaggttgttgcgggcatttctttacaagaatataattcaatcaaacaatagtcaagtatgataattaaaaggtgtgtggacctaggtagtactacttactttcgcacgccatcgcagcttcggtgtccattcacgggacgtatcttccttgatgaaagtttgccatacgctgctcgacaaaagaaaatgcataaaagagtcatacgctgctcgacaaaattaacgaaacaaaccgataagaattaaaattaccttccgagcattaaaaaacaagacaagtatagatccttttttttgcttagtgagtccaagacttcaacttctccgatttccaaattgatgacgagaagaataaagtgaaacctacgcacgtttcaatatgtagtgtcatatatataagtcattagttaaaattttgacatacggtgagcaaaatataatgtgttataagacaataagcactcgaagttgtaaggccaaagtattagctttttgtcacgttgtcgcttcaaaaaccttagcaaagtctgcggtgtatccttgttatagaggggattctctatggttttgacatgcattgtgttcgggtcaatgaacccaatgtccgtgatatcgtcccttttgcattcgagcatcttcgatccgcataatatagcgcacaaaagattataatctgtagacaatgaacgacttctcaaattaaataaataaatcacttacggacaatagcaaccgatgattgatttgtcgagggcccggagattgtataaccgaaagagttcggcgaagtcaacgttcacacggtactcccggaagtagtgctcttccctaactcgcaccatgatagtctcgatcccttcctttgaggccttaaggtaccacgaatgcaagttacgcatacttgttggtaccttcccgacattctcgaccaaatatttcccttgaacaaaccgatatgctcgttcagctaaggcgtaatcggttgcgtcttgtcgagaactttgaacggtcttcccgtcaaacaccttgagagggcgaccgattgaacgggttgttgtccgagctggtagacaccgtgtatcccttttatctccccgatacccgattgaacgggttttgtcgcctcgatcatcttgtcatacgacctttcaatagaacgcacatagtcggatggcggcgatggtacgaggtcatatagattgtcaacggtacgcacaactttctcccgatctagtgtcttctcgaaaggtatctccggcactttcggtgcaaaaatttcttcacctcggcctcgaacggcctccgcgttttcctccggagttttttcccaaggtaacttctcggtaggcggcggttgtttctcctttctagctttcttcctaggcggcgtaccgttccgcttaacggacgcctgtcttacgcggaggatctcgagatggtggactcacgctcggggtccctctcgggtaggtgtggacttggctgctcaccgagactgccaccgggaggagtcgatggcatttgctgctcatgtgtaggagtcggtggcctttgcaaaaggacgacgtacttcttcggccatagggcgaaaccgtgcttgacatcggccggtgtcctctcatcttcacctctaggaatatcaagctccactttttcaaaacccgaaacaacttcatccaccccgacacgaacacaaccaggtggaatgggcatatgatggtgcattgctccatcttcacttgggtacacatagccgaccgccaccttaacggacgcggtcccgattaacatatgtagctcgcaatctgtcttctccgtgacataatccacggggtagcttcctccacatccgtcaagatgcgaggaaccgacactgcttcttcgccgagatggggcaagcatcggcttgtggatcctgtagaaacaacgGTTGATCGAgtgccctctcgatttctctcaagagcctccaccctagataacaactccgttacaatgtcggcgtccttcttcttctttcgcgaacggcttctataagtgtcggcgctgtccggccacgcttccttcatggtgagacttgggcgagctcgtacccgtccaacatgttcagggttccccagagcgagtgtcagctcgtcattctctcgatcgggaatgtactctccctttctgaccttgtcaattgcatctacaagcttcggtacaattgcctcaattttttccttccattttcccttcgcaacgatcaaccctgtctttgggtccaaccctgccccatgagcgaacaaccataacttggaccgttcgggccagtcccatgtctcgtggagtgattccatgatccatcagtttattctcaaacgccgtccacttcggaatggcactcttgtagccaccgaccccaaatgatgcggaagtttcttctttgcagcattttcggtatttttcttcgatcgggacacaaaagtagacgattgcttatactccttaaatgcggcccagtgatcttttatcttcactagattatcatcgaatacttggatcttcattcttatatttgtcccataaatttttcttgaaggtccggaattgtatggccatcttcttccatgtccattccttgactttattcttccggccttccgtcatgtcttccggtaggctgaactttgtcatgagcgtgtcccaaagaaattttttcatcgcgtcgttgacataactagcaccactctccgggttcttcggcttatgccactcttgaatgctgatcggtacatggtccctaacaataactccggattgacttgtaaatttgcggcaaaactccttgggctccagtggttcaccattatccttgaatgccgtgagggctaacctgccctcgcactttagcacccgcgtcgggcctcgttttgatctaacagacttgctcgatgatccagaaggctaaaacaaaaaattattcgttaataagtgcaatacaaataaatgaatgcatctagggatgaacatatagactaattgatacatagatatacacctcgccggagtttgtgatggacacttcgttgtctcttctaatttgttcagactcaagtccctcgccgaaatcattcagaaagtcttggaaatcgttgtcagctccatcgtcgggttccggaccacgggcactcccatagatcaattgctgcaccgcttcttccccctcctcatctcggacgaggtgccgtcctccatacctcaatgtcactgcaaaattaagaaagcaattgtatttcattcatcatggataacaattgaaatgaagaaagcaaaaaaccctaaccctaaccctatcccctcctcctccgccaccgccaccgccacacactCGGCCTTTGGATCCGCCACACACTCGGCCTTTGGATCCGCCACACactcggcgttccccctcctcctccgccaccgccactCCTACTCGGAGTATGGAACTACGTACATGGCGAGTTTATGAACAATGGGATGGGCAGGAGCACCACACACTCACACACCACTCCTTATGTGGAGTCTATATATATCTCGCCATTCGATAGGCATGGCCACACCCACTCATGTACACTCGCTCGTCTAACTAAGTAAAGCACATCTAGCAAGAGGCTAGTGACCATGGCTTCACTCTCGTCCCTCTTGCTCGCGTCGGCCTTCTTCCTGGCTGGCTCCATCTTCTTCTACCGCACAACCACCACCACGCACCTCTCCAATTCTACATATGCACGACGACTACAATCGCCTCTCCGTTGCCTCCCGTACTCCAATGTCAATCCCCCTTTCCCTCCGCCAAATCAGCaaacatgccgccgccgccgccgctggccagAGCCGCTCGGCGCGCGCCGCTCCTCCTCATAGTCCTCCTCCTACATTGCAGCAGCTTCTCCACCCTCCTCATCTCCACCGCCAACGCCGCCCAGCACGTGcgcgcggcgggcgacggcgtgATCATCAGCCAGGCGGACTACCAGGGCCTGCAGGCAATCAAGCACGACCTGGCCGACCCGTACGGCTTCCTCCGCTCCTGGAACGACACCGGCATCGGCGCCTGCGCCGGCCACTGGCCATGGGCCGGCATCAAGTGCGTCCCCGGCACGGCCTCGCCATCACGCTCCCTCggcgcggcctcgccggccgcctCTCCGACCGCGTCGGCCAGCTCGTCGCCCTCCGCCGCCTCTCCATCCACGACAACGCCATCGCCGGCGCCATCCCGCCGTCCCTCGGCTTCCTCCCGGACCTCCGCGGCCTCTACCT from Lolium rigidum isolate FL_2022 chromosome 4, APGP_CSIRO_Lrig_0.1, whole genome shotgun sequence encodes the following:
- the LOC124706594 gene encoding histone H3.2 — translated: MARTKQTARKSTGGKAPRKQLATKAARKSAPATGGVKKPHRFRPGTVALREIRKYQKSTELLIRKLPFQRLVREIAQDFKTDLRFQSSAVSALQEAAEAYLVGLFEDTNLCAIHAKRVTIMPKDIQLARRIRGERA